The following proteins come from a genomic window of Stegostoma tigrinum isolate sSteTig4 chromosome 30, sSteTig4.hap1, whole genome shotgun sequence:
- the LOC132206063 gene encoding protein S100-A2-like, which produces MSGANCSELEKCMCTMIQTFRKYSGDDADKKTLDKRELRKMLKAELPNFVPKDPQKLESFMTSLDCSGDEKVDFVEFACAVATLTSLCYELLDSCSKE; this is translated from the exons ATGTCTGGCGCGAACTGTTCTGAACTGGAAAAGTGTATGTGTACAATGATTCAAACCTTCCGTAAATACTCAGGAGATGATGCGGACAAGAAAACACTGGATAAACGTGAATTGAGGAAAATGTTGAAAGCAGAACTACCAAATTTCGTACCG AAAGATCCACAAAAACTGGAGTCGTTCATGACATCGCTGGATTGCAGTGGTGATGAGAAGGTGGACTTCGTGGAATTTGCATGTGCAGTGGCCACTTTGACCTCCCTTTGTTACGAGCTTCTTGACTCATGTTCAAAGGAATGA